A window from Primulina huaijiensis isolate GDHJ02 chromosome 11, ASM1229523v2, whole genome shotgun sequence encodes these proteins:
- the LOC140987510 gene encoding E3 ubiquitin-protein ligase DA2-like isoform X3, translating into MKGICTECFLQMRTPNSTRPTHTPGSAYLNSERCPFCKTSNYAVEYRGVKTKEEKCLEQIEEQRVIEAKIRMRQQEVRDEEDRMLKRREVSSSSSMRRASEADHCSTRAPSFASALESEEIVAFHESNAATASRLPPLQRQNREGEFDLDLEDIMVMEAIWLSIQGSGKRRDPQYGHAVQPEEYIADDRSSLAAMAPISVSSSSPSGGLACAIAALAEQEAGGEPANNYAGGSMSTYSMPSSSRFLNREEHESESYFPVENIRLASLDNHLAMTGDTGEWVDHRSEMAEVGTSYEGSDEFDGSVRHGEQPQQDENQDSFQPVAGTVVPESFEEQMMLAMALSLAEARARTSPPGVTWH; encoded by the exons AGTGCTTTTTGCAGATGAGGACTCCTAATTCTACCCGGCCAACACA TACTCCTGGTTCTGCTTACCTTAACAGTGAAAGGTGCCCTTTCTGCAAAACCTCAAATTATGCCGTGGAATATCGAGGTGTTAAGACAAAGGAAGAGAAATGCTTGGAACAAATT GAAGAACAACGAGTTATAGAAGCCAAAATAAGGATGAGGCAGCAAGAAGTTCGGGATGAAGAGGATAGGATGCTGAAACGAAGGGAAGTCAGTTCTTCAAGCAGCATGAGAAGAGCAAGTGAGGCTGATCATTGCTCGACTAGAG CTCCATCTTTTGCTTCTGCCTTGGAAAGTGAAGAAATCGTGGCCTTTCACGAGTCTAATGCTGCTACTGCGTCAAGACTGCCTCCACTCCAAAGGCAAAATAG GGAAGGGGAATTTGACCTGGATCTCGAGGATATAATGGTTATGGAAGCTATTTGGCTGTCTATTCAG GGGAGTGGGAAAAGACGAGATCCACAGTATGGTCATGCAGTTCAGCCTGAAGAATACATTGCAGATGATCGTAGTTCCTTGGCGGCGATGGCCCCGATATCCGTATCTTCGTCATCTCCATCTGGTGGTCTCGCATGCGCCATTGCAGCACTTGCAGAACAAGAAGCAGGCGGAGAGCCAGCTAATAACTATGCTGGTGGAAGCATGTCTACATATAGCATGCCTAGCTCAAGCAGATTTTTGAATCGGGAGGAGCATGAATCTGAAAGTTATTTTCCTGTGGAGAACATCAGGCTGGCATCACTTGATAACCATTTGGCAATGACCGGGGATACTGGAGAATGGGTTGATCATAGATCGGAGATGGCTGAAGTTGGAACTAGCTATGAAGGTTCTGATGAATTTGATGGCTCAGTGAGACACGGGGAACAACCCCAACAAGATGAAAACCAAGATAGCTTTCAACCTGTTGCAGGAACAGTAGTTCCCGAGAGTTTTGAGGAGCAGATGATGCTAGCCATGGCTCTTTCACTGGCCGAGGCTCGAGCCAGGACAAGTCCGCCAGGAGTTACATGGCACTAG
- the LOC140987510 gene encoding E3 ubiquitin-protein ligase DA2-like isoform X4, whose translation MKGICTECFLQMRTPNSTRPTQCPFCKTSNYAVEYRGVKTKEEKCLEQIEEQRVIEAKIRMRQQEVRDEEDRMLKRREVSSSSSMRRASEADHCSTRAPSFASALESEEIVAFHESNAATASRLPPLQRQNREGEFDLDLEDIMVMEAIWLSIQGSGKRRDPQYGHAVQPEEYIADDRSSLAAMAPISVSSSSPSGGLACAIAALAEQEAGGEPANNYAGGSMSTYSMPSSSRFLNREEHESESYFPVENIRLASLDNHLAMTGDTGEWVDHRSEMAEVGTSYEGSDEFDGSVRHGEQPQQDENQDSFQPVAGTVVPESFEEQMMLAMALSLAEARARTSPPGVTWH comes from the exons AGTGCTTTTTGCAGATGAGGACTCCTAATTCTACCCGGCCAACACA GTGCCCTTTCTGCAAAACCTCAAATTATGCCGTGGAATATCGAGGTGTTAAGACAAAGGAAGAGAAATGCTTGGAACAAATT GAAGAACAACGAGTTATAGAAGCCAAAATAAGGATGAGGCAGCAAGAAGTTCGGGATGAAGAGGATAGGATGCTGAAACGAAGGGAAGTCAGTTCTTCAAGCAGCATGAGAAGAGCAAGTGAGGCTGATCATTGCTCGACTAGAG CTCCATCTTTTGCTTCTGCCTTGGAAAGTGAAGAAATCGTGGCCTTTCACGAGTCTAATGCTGCTACTGCGTCAAGACTGCCTCCACTCCAAAGGCAAAATAG GGAAGGGGAATTTGACCTGGATCTCGAGGATATAATGGTTATGGAAGCTATTTGGCTGTCTATTCAG GGGAGTGGGAAAAGACGAGATCCACAGTATGGTCATGCAGTTCAGCCTGAAGAATACATTGCAGATGATCGTAGTTCCTTGGCGGCGATGGCCCCGATATCCGTATCTTCGTCATCTCCATCTGGTGGTCTCGCATGCGCCATTGCAGCACTTGCAGAACAAGAAGCAGGCGGAGAGCCAGCTAATAACTATGCTGGTGGAAGCATGTCTACATATAGCATGCCTAGCTCAAGCAGATTTTTGAATCGGGAGGAGCATGAATCTGAAAGTTATTTTCCTGTGGAGAACATCAGGCTGGCATCACTTGATAACCATTTGGCAATGACCGGGGATACTGGAGAATGGGTTGATCATAGATCGGAGATGGCTGAAGTTGGAACTAGCTATGAAGGTTCTGATGAATTTGATGGCTCAGTGAGACACGGGGAACAACCCCAACAAGATGAAAACCAAGATAGCTTTCAACCTGTTGCAGGAACAGTAGTTCCCGAGAGTTTTGAGGAGCAGATGATGCTAGCCATGGCTCTTTCACTGGCCGAGGCTCGAGCCAGGACAAGTCCGCCAGGAGTTACATGGCACTAG